In a single window of the Coffea eugenioides isolate CCC68of chromosome 3, Ceug_1.0, whole genome shotgun sequence genome:
- the LOC113765293 gene encoding protein XRI1-like: MNYNNDEYMWDWRCDEYCLEDNADLDISNCLLSGDGQNEHFPYIFNDETTPIKACGDLAYHVNVDENSSKELNQCKEASLQAKRRRTLQFESEDLVASFCNEGISSTYLKSKETEDSVEEAISEMSNWVSGFAEGTSASGDDILDQSSEGWLADCINDAEIQFSSEDINSSGASDVQIDVAELCGTPPEYEANAIQERPVRTCRNVVFKGRKSYMRPPPKLASSVVYPFAFIKPCGVHGDVTLKDINQRLRDPPSKLKQNQEDPSVSYPTSAFSGKPVVGKTKIRTEGGKGSITIMRTKG; encoded by the exons ATGAATTACAACAATGATGA ATACATGTGGGATTGGCGATGTGATGAGTATTGTCTTGAAGATAACGCTGACCTTG ATATATCAAATTGCCTGTTGAGTGGAGATGGCCAAAATGAACATTTTCCGTATATTTTTAATGATGAAACTACTCCAATTAAAGCATGTGGAGATTTAGCTTACCATGTTAATGTCGATG AAAACTCAAGCAAGGAATTAAATCAGTGCAAGGAGGCTTCTCTACAAGCAAAAAGGCGACGAACTCTACAGTTTGAGTCTGAAGATCTGGTAGCATCCTTCTGCAATGAGGGTATTTCATCCACGTATTTAAAATCAAAG GAGACAGAGGATTCTGTGGAAGAGGCTATATCTGAAATGTCAAATTGGGTTTCCGGATTTGCAG AAGGTACATCTGCATCTGGTGATGACATACTTGATCAGTCATCTGAAGGATGGCTTGCTGATTGCATCAATGATGCTGAAATTCAGTTCAGCTCCGAGGATAT TAATTCTTCTGGTGCATCTGATGTCCAGATTGATGTTGCAG AACTTTGTGGCACACCACCTGAATATGAAGCTAATGCTATTCAAGAGCGACCTGTTCGGACCTGTAGAAATGTTGTTTTCAAAG GTAGAAAATCATATATGCGGCCTCCTCCTAAGTTGGCTTCTTCAGTCGTCTACCCATTTGCATTTATTAAACCATGTGGCGTTCATGGGGATGTGACACTAAAGGATATAAACCAAAGGTTACGTGATCCACCATCAAAGCTGAAGCAAAACCAGGAAGACCCTTCTGTTTCTTATCCCACATCAGCCTTCTCTGGGAAACCTGTTGTTGGGAAAACTAAGATAAGGACTGAAGGAGGAAAAGGAAGCATTACAATTATGAGAACAAAAGGTTAA
- the LOC113766806 gene encoding serine/threonine-protein kinase STY13, which translates to MDLKTSSGGVEVPETENLENQNGNLDSKLKGTGGVSEKNISATGIGSISSKDMIFRADKVDLKSLDVQLEKHLSRVWSRNVENNQKPKEAWEIDPSKLEIRYLVAQGTYGTVYRGTYDNRDVAVKLLDWGEDGMATVAETAALRASFRQEVAVWHKLDHPNVTKFVGASMGTSNLKIPSKNPSEGYTNLPSRACCVLVEFLAGGTLKNFLFKNRKKKLAFRVVIQLALDLSRGLSYLHSKKIVHRDVKAENMLLDTYRTLKIADFGVARVEAQNPQDMTGETGTLGYMAPEVLDGKPYNRKCDVYSFGICLWEIYCCDLPYTDLSFAEVSSAVVRQNLRPEIPRCCPSSLANIMKRCWDANPEKRPDMDEVVRMLEAIDTSRGGGMIPEDQAGGCFCFAPARGP; encoded by the exons ATGGATCTGAAAACAAGCTCTGGTGGTGTGGAGGTCCCAGAAACTGAGAATTTAGAGAATCAAAATGGAAATTTGGATTCCAAATTGAAGGGAACAGGAGGTGTTAGTGAGAAAAATATATCAGCCACCGGGATTGGAAGCATTAGTAGCAAAGATATGATCTTTCGTGCAGATAAAGTTGATCTGAAAAGTTTGGATGTTCAATTGGAGAAGCATCTGAGCCGTGTTTGGTCAAGAAATGTAGAGAACAATCAAAAGCCTAAAGAGGCATGGGAAATTGATCCATCTAAGCTGGAAATAAGATATCTTGTAGCTCAGGGCACTTATGGGACCGTTTATCGTGGTACCTATGATAATCGAGATGTTGCAG TCAAGCTATTGGACTGGGGAGAGGACGGCATGGCCACTGTCGCTGAAACTGCTGCTTTGAGGGCATCATTTCGGCAGGAGGTTGCTGTCTGGCACAAACTTGACCATCCAAATGTGACAAAA TTTGTTGGTGCATCAATGGGGACTTCCAATTTGAAGATACCTTCAAAAAACCCTTCTGAAGGTTATACAAACCTTCCATCGAGGGCATGTTGTGTTCTGGTGGAATTTCTCGCTGGAGGAACATTAAAGAATTTCTTAttcaaaaataggaaaaagaaacTTGCCTTTAGAGTCGTGATTCAACTTGCATTGGATCTATCTAGAGG ATTGAGCTATCTGCACTCTAAGAAGATTGTACACCGTGATGTCAAAGCTGAAAATATGCTTCTTGATACATATCGAACATTAAAGATTGCGGATTTTGGTGTTGCTCGTGTGGAAGCGCAGAATCCCCAGGACATGACTGGTGAAACTGGAACCCTTGGATACATGGCCCCAGAG GTTCTTGATGGCAAGCCTTATAACAGAAAATGTGATGTCTATAGCTTCGGCATTTGCTTGTGGGAAATTTATTGCTGTGATTTGCCCTATACTGATCTTAGCTTTGCCGAGGTTTCTTCTGCAGTTGTTAGACAG AACCTGAGGCCTGAAATCCCAAGATGTTGTCCGAGTTCTCTGGCAAACATCATGAAAAGATGCTGGGATGCGAATCCGGAAAAACGACCTGACatggatgaagtggtgaggATGTTAGAAGCTATTGACACAAGTAGAGGAGGAGGAATGATACCAGAAGACCAGGCGGGTGGCTGTTTCTGCTTTGCTCCAGCTCGGGGACCATAA
- the LOC113764476 gene encoding homocysteine S-methyltransferase 2-like — MVESSAAITDLLRQCGGYAVIDGGLATELERHGADLNDPLWSAKCLMTSPHLIRRVHLDYLEAGANIIISASYQATLQGFVAKGISREEGEALLRKSVEIAREARDIYCDRASKGSWDVIGDPKALKRPLLVAASVGSYGAYLADGSEYSGIYGDAVTLETLKDFHRRRVQVLADSGADLIAFETIPNKLEAMAYAEILEEENIKIPAWFSFNSKDGINVVSGDPISDCAAIADSCDRVVAVGINCTAPRYIDGLVRSIKKVTTKPILIYPNSGETYDPDRKEWVPTTGVADGDFVSYVGKWHDSGASLIGGCCRTTPNTIRAISKSLSSQQDSLDFVAP, encoded by the exons ATGGTTGAATCATCAGCAGCAATAACTGATTTGCTCCGCCAGTGTGGTGGTTATGCAGTCATAGATGGTGGTCTTGCTACAGAACTTGAACGTCATGGTGCTGACCTCAATGATCCTCTATGGAGTGCCAAATGTCTCATGACTTCCCCTCACCTCATCAGAAGA GTACACCTTGATTACCTTGAAGCTGGTGCTAATATCATAATATCTGCTTCATATCAG GCTACTCTTCAGGGATTTGTAGCTAAGGGGATATCAAGAGAAGAAGGTGAAGCTTTACTGAGGAAAAGTGTTGAAATAGCACGCGAGGCACGGGATATATATTGTGATAGAGCCAGCAAAGGTTCTTGGGATGTTATTGGTGATCCAAAAGCTTTAAAACGTCCACTCCTTGTTGCTGCTTCTGTTGGAAGCTATGGAGCTTATCTTGCTGATGGCTCTGAATATAG TGGCATATATGGGGATGCGGTGACTCTGGAGACTTTGAAAGATTTCCATAGAAGAAGAGTTCAGGTTCTTGCTGACTCTGGTGCTGACCTGATTGCATTTGAGACAATTCCAAACAAATTGGAAGCTATG GCCTATGCTGAGATTCTCGAGGAAGAGAACATAAAAATTCCGGCCTGGTTTTCTTTCAATTCTAAGGATGGGATCAATGTAGTTAGTGGGGATCCTATTTCAGATTGTGCTGCAATTGCTGATTCATGTGATCGAGTTGTTGCTGTTGGAATCAACTGCACTGCTCCTAGATATATTGATGGACTTGTCCGATCAATCAAGAAG GTCACTACTAAACCGATCCTGATATATCCGAACAGTGGTGAAACTTATGATCCTGACAGAAAGGAATGGGTG CCTACAACAGGGGTTGCAGATGGAGATTTTGTATCCTACGTTGGGAAATGGCACGACTCGGGGGCCTCTCTCATCGGAGGTTGTTGCAGGACCACTCCGAACACCATCAGAGCAATCTCTAAATCTCTATCTAGCCAACAAGACTCCTTAGATTTTGTAGCACCCTGA